A part of Candidatus Electrothrix aestuarii genomic DNA contains:
- a CDS encoding two-CW domain-containing protein codes for MNCWEYKKCGREKGGVNAQKKGICPAFPDHGTGCARIAGTLCGGKVQGEFVMKLLSCMKCDFYKSENYDKSYGKVFEMD; via the coding sequence ATGAATTGTTGGGAGTATAAGAAATGTGGGCGGGAAAAAGGAGGGGTCAATGCTCAGAAAAAAGGAATTTGCCCAGCCTTTCCTGATCACGGTACGGGCTGTGCCAGGATTGCAGGCACCTTGTGTGGGGGCAAGGTGCAGGGGGAGTTCGTTATGAAGCTTCTTTCTTGTATGAAATGTGATTTTTATAAGAGTGAAAATTACGATAAATCATATGGAAAAGTGTTTGAGATGGATTGA
- a CDS encoding delta-60 repeat domain-containing protein, giving the protein MRPRSLISTALCLLLLSAVTTGAFAASLDSGFGDNGKVAVDLGSYGDQANAVVVQPDGKILVGGSTSSAADLDFMLFRLLADGSLDPDFNIDGTVSTAVGSSDDEVFALALQEDGKIIAGGYSSTDGNRDFALVRYNSDGSLDRDFGLEGMVVTSVGDSDDEITGVTLQEDGKILLTGTALGEQGRVVVLARYQKDGNPDQSFAEEGFALSAVGTDARAESLLLTEEGRILVSGTYREKDNAALMVLGYDENGDLDTSFGYKGVTVPLDGTVASAGYGMAERSDGSILVAGFVGESSERDGALFLFGEDGLPDRAFGDLGVLVTDDENDTVFYDVLVTKKMVATTGVTVGEDGKRESLLVTYSKNETANRQLFQQQVAQHALSATNAASSTNEEEEEEEDEAEPIAQVVTSEVDNEETYAFSLAAVDDGSVVVVGSSGAEEVTSASVSKYTVFQSSVTGSSWNTATGNTYVLTGAAQEVTRTTALIPVEVLSGVGTVTARGVVFSVDPLPVLKDDSDTSTDDTTDDTTDDTTDDTTDDTTDDTTDETAPVITSSTESAFSTTEYVVLSVSTDENAYCKYDTTNEDYSEMTGVLSETAGTGHSVTLGYFPEGSYTYYVRCKDEEGNANTSSTIISFDVTDDTTLAITSSSYSESGGDVTITVATNQKAYCGYSSVYSIDPDDYTTNSMQTLNGLKHEADIGNFSTGTYTYYVGCRDIYDDTIVTTFPTAINFEVASLYKNSIFYAENQVASTSPLQSGLTSALEAMGDLFVSTAIAQDSTDSTNTDSTDSTDSDTEDSDFLEEGDTDEGSGTGKFTTKLKDLKPGTFFYARAYAVVDGTTYYGNQIGFQTADSCFVATAAYGSLFHPSVKILRDFRDHFMLHNPVSRALVRMYYHYSPPIADMIRNSNVLRPMTRALLMPIVGSAWLTMHFGWLWLLLPVAALALLSWFGMQTLHKEEEKVA; this is encoded by the coding sequence ATGCGCCCTCGTTCTCTCATATCTACCGCCCTCTGTTTATTGTTATTATCTGCTGTTACAACAGGAGCCTTTGCTGCCTCCCTTGACTCCGGCTTCGGAGATAACGGAAAAGTGGCTGTGGATCTTGGATCATACGGTGATCAGGCCAATGCCGTTGTGGTCCAGCCTGATGGCAAGATTCTGGTCGGTGGCTCGACCTCCAGTGCAGCGGATCTGGACTTTATGCTGTTTCGCCTCCTTGCAGATGGCTCGCTGGACCCGGATTTTAATATCGATGGAACCGTCTCCACAGCAGTGGGGTCCTCGGATGATGAGGTCTTTGCCTTAGCCTTGCAGGAGGACGGCAAGATTATTGCAGGAGGCTACAGCAGTACGGACGGTAATCGTGATTTTGCCTTGGTGCGTTATAACAGTGACGGCTCTTTGGATCGGGACTTTGGTCTGGAAGGTATGGTCGTCACCTCTGTTGGTGATTCAGATGATGAAATTACCGGTGTTACCCTGCAAGAGGATGGTAAAATCCTGCTGACCGGTACGGCCTTGGGGGAACAGGGCAGGGTTGTGGTGCTGGCGCGCTACCAGAAGGACGGAAATCCGGACCAAAGTTTTGCCGAAGAGGGCTTTGCTCTGAGTGCTGTAGGAACGGATGCACGGGCTGAAAGCCTGCTCCTAACCGAAGAGGGGCGTATCCTTGTTTCCGGCACTTATCGTGAAAAAGACAATGCCGCGCTTATGGTTCTGGGATATGATGAGAACGGTGATTTGGACACCTCCTTTGGCTATAAAGGGGTGACAGTGCCTCTGGACGGCACAGTGGCCAGTGCTGGCTATGGCATGGCAGAGCGGAGTGACGGCAGCATCCTGGTTGCCGGTTTTGTTGGAGAAAGTAGCGAGCGGGATGGCGCTTTGTTTCTCTTTGGCGAGGATGGCCTGCCAGACAGGGCGTTTGGTGATCTGGGTGTCTTAGTCACAGATGATGAGAACGATACAGTTTTCTATGATGTTTTAGTCACCAAGAAAATGGTCGCGACCACTGGCGTGACAGTGGGAGAGGACGGAAAACGAGAGTCCTTGTTGGTCACCTATAGCAAGAACGAGACTGCGAATAGGCAACTTTTTCAGCAACAAGTGGCACAGCACGCCTTGAGTGCCACCAATGCTGCCAGTTCCACGAATGAGGAAGAGGAAGAGGAAGAGGATGAGGCTGAGCCTATTGCCCAGGTCGTGACCTCTGAAGTGGATAATGAGGAAACCTATGCCTTCTCCCTTGCAGCGGTTGATGATGGCAGTGTGGTGGTGGTTGGTTCCAGTGGGGCAGAGGAGGTGACCAGCGCTTCCGTAAGCAAGTATACTGTCTTCCAGTCAAGTGTGACCGGGAGTTCCTGGAATACCGCAACGGGCAATACCTATGTCCTGACCGGTGCAGCTCAGGAGGTCACCCGAACAACAGCGCTTATTCCGGTGGAGGTTCTGTCCGGGGTTGGTACGGTTACAGCACGTGGAGTGGTTTTCAGTGTGGATCCCCTTCCTGTTCTGAAAGATGATAGTGATACCAGCACGGATGATACTACCGATGATACCACGGACGATACCACGGACGATACAACAGATGATACGACCGATGACACGACTGATGAAACCGCACCGGTAATAACCAGTAGCACCGAGAGTGCCTTTTCAACAACAGAATATGTTGTCTTGTCCGTCTCTACTGATGAGAATGCATATTGCAAATATGACACGACGAATGAAGATTACTCTGAAATGACGGGTGTGCTGTCTGAAACCGCTGGTACCGGACACTCCGTTACCTTAGGGTATTTTCCAGAAGGCAGTTATACCTATTATGTTCGTTGTAAGGATGAGGAAGGGAATGCGAATACTTCGAGTACGATAATATCTTTTGATGTGACGGATGATACGACTCTGGCGATTACTAGCTCAAGTTATAGCGAAAGTGGTGGAGATGTTACCATTACCGTTGCAACGAATCAAAAAGCGTATTGCGGATACTCCAGTGTATATTCAATCGATCCAGATGACTATACAACAAATTCGATGCAAACTCTGAACGGCCTCAAGCATGAAGCGGACATCGGAAATTTTTCGACAGGAACTTATACCTATTATGTTGGGTGCAGAGATATCTATGACGATACTATCGTAACGACGTTCCCTACAGCGATCAACTTTGAGGTAGCATCTCTCTACAAAAACTCCATATTTTATGCCGAAAACCAAGTAGCCTCCACATCGCCCCTGCAAAGCGGCCTGACCAGCGCCTTGGAAGCGATGGGAGATCTGTTTGTCAGCACCGCTATTGCTCAGGACAGCACAGACAGTACAAATACCGATAGCACCGATAGCACTGACTCAGACACCGAGGATAGCGATTTTCTGGAAGAGGGCGATACAGACGAGGGCTCTGGTACTGGGAAATTCACCACCAAGTTGAAAGACCTGAAGCCGGGCACCTTTTTCTATGCCCGTGCCTATGCCGTGGTTGATGGAACCACCTATTACGGCAACCAGATTGGTTTCCAAACCGCAGACTCCTGCTTTGTGGCCACCGCAGCCTATGGCTCTCTGTTCCATCCCTCAGTCAAGATCCTCCGGGATTTCCGGGATCATTTTATGTTGCATAACCCGGTGAGCCGCGCGCTGGTGCGTATGTACTACCATTACTCACCACCCATCGCTGATATGATCCGCAACAGCAACGTCCTGCGTCCCATGACCCGTGCCCTGCTGATGCCTATAGTCGGTTCAGCCTGGTTGACCATGCATTTCGGTTGGCTGTGGTTGCTCCTGCCGGTTGCGGCTCTGGCTCTGTTGAGCTGGTTCGGAATGCAGACGCTGCACAAGGAAGAGGAAAAAGTTGCGTAA
- a CDS encoding dipeptide ABC transporter ATP-binding protein, with product MNTLLTIDNLSLTFCSDQEIGGDSRILYDINLSIEQGKTHALVGESGSGKSVTAMSLLRLLEDVAKVRYEGKILFNGQDLLQLSRKGIQAVRGNDIAMIFQEPMTSLNPVYTIGQQLTEPLIKHRKLGKEEADREAISLLERTGIPDPEHRLSSYPHQLSGGQRQRVMIAMALACRPALLIADEPTTALDVTIQAQIIDLIKDLQKEFNMAVLLITHDLPLVHKAAESVSIMHKGRIVEQNSTEALFENPQQDYTRKLLNAIPNLHHQPAAQGRPLVHLQNIDCEFVVRRSWEGFFKERRFKRKKTVLKAVDNVELTVRQGTTLGIIGESGSGKSTLAFCLLKLQTFKGTVRYFTQEGEEQGLLLSDLSNRQMRPLRKRMQIVFQDPFSSLSPRMTIEQIIAEGLQVHNSGHSRAERNLLVRQALEEVELDPDVANRFPHEFSGGQRQRIAIARAIILKPELLILDEPTSALDTTIQAQIIALLKRLQESYGMTYIFITHDLRVLRSLADELVVMRNGKIVEQGMADRIFNQPEQAYTKELLKAAFYVEQ from the coding sequence ATGAATACCCTACTTACCATTGATAATCTTTCGCTGACCTTCTGTTCAGACCAGGAAATCGGCGGTGACAGCCGCATCCTGTACGATATCAACCTGAGTATTGAGCAGGGAAAGACCCATGCCCTGGTTGGAGAATCCGGTTCTGGAAAATCCGTTACAGCGATGTCTCTCCTACGCCTGCTTGAGGATGTGGCCAAGGTACGTTATGAAGGGAAAATTCTCTTCAATGGGCAGGACCTGTTGCAACTGAGCCGGAAGGGCATCCAGGCCGTGCGGGGAAATGATATCGCCATGATCTTTCAGGAGCCCATGACCTCGCTCAACCCGGTCTACACCATTGGGCAGCAGCTCACAGAGCCCCTGATCAAACACCGTAAACTGGGCAAAGAAGAGGCAGATCGGGAGGCCATAAGCCTGCTGGAACGCACCGGCATTCCTGATCCCGAACACCGACTTTCCTCCTACCCCCATCAGCTCTCCGGCGGGCAACGCCAGCGGGTCATGATCGCAATGGCCCTGGCCTGTCGCCCTGCCCTGCTTATCGCAGACGAACCCACCACCGCCCTTGACGTGACGATTCAGGCCCAGATTATTGACCTGATCAAGGATCTGCAAAAAGAATTTAACATGGCAGTGCTGCTCATCACCCATGACCTCCCCCTGGTCCACAAGGCGGCAGAGAGCGTATCTATTATGCACAAGGGACGGATTGTAGAACAGAACAGTACCGAGGCCTTGTTCGAAAATCCCCAGCAGGATTACACCCGTAAACTCCTTAATGCGATTCCAAACCTGCACCATCAGCCCGCTGCTCAGGGAAGGCCGCTTGTCCATCTCCAAAATATCGATTGCGAGTTTGTGGTCAGGAGATCCTGGGAAGGATTCTTCAAAGAGAGGCGTTTTAAAAGAAAGAAGACCGTGCTCAAGGCGGTGGACAATGTCGAGCTGACGGTCCGGCAGGGAACAACTTTGGGGATTATCGGGGAATCAGGCTCTGGGAAAAGTACCTTGGCCTTTTGTCTGCTGAAACTTCAGACATTCAAGGGAACAGTGCGATACTTTACGCAGGAAGGAGAAGAGCAAGGCCTGTTGCTCTCGGACTTGAGTAACCGCCAAATGCGACCATTGCGCAAACGGATGCAGATCGTTTTTCAGGACCCGTTCTCCTCGCTCTCGCCCCGAATGACCATTGAACAGATTATTGCCGAAGGCTTACAGGTGCATAATTCAGGGCATAGCAGAGCAGAGCGCAACCTTCTGGTCCGGCAGGCTCTGGAAGAAGTGGAGCTTGACCCGGATGTGGCCAATCGCTTTCCCCATGAATTTTCCGGTGGCCAACGCCAGCGCATCGCCATTGCCCGGGCCATCATTCTCAAGCCAGAGCTGCTCATCCTTGATGAGCCCACCTCTGCCCTGGACACCACGATCCAGGCCCAGATCATCGCCCTGCTGAAACGCCTCCAGGAAAGCTACGGCATGACCTATATCTTCATCACCCATGACCTGCGGGTGCTCCGCTCGTTGGCTGATGAGCTGGTAGTAATGCGCAACGGAAAGATTGTAGAACAGGGCATGGCAGACCGCATCTTCAATCAGCCTGAGCAGGCCTATACCAAGGAATTACTCAAGGCTGCCTTTTATGTGGAACAGTAG
- a CDS encoding HNH endonuclease signature motif containing protein: protein MRPVDKGSAPQVYTNYQDARNDLANKIDWCCSYCEMKVMNSINIDHVIPLSKGGAKLDWDNFLLACFHCNGKSNKSDKNSSRTDYYWPDIDNTINAFQYHPTPDIIGPKSSLSYKQKIKAQNTIDLLGLDKFPGKPNKEPTPGDKRWIAIQSAWLKANKSMDNWKKQQSDEMLEMIIECAHSDGHFSIWYELFKSYDRVRKALIAKFEGTYQPSTFDNRGKPSPRPHSDL, encoded by the coding sequence ATGAGACCGGTAGACAAAGGGAGTGCTCCTCAAGTATATACAAACTATCAAGATGCCCGAAATGATTTGGCCAATAAAATTGATTGGTGTTGTTCATACTGCGAAATGAAAGTGATGAATAGCATTAATATCGACCATGTTATTCCGTTATCCAAAGGAGGCGCAAAACTGGATTGGGATAATTTCCTGTTAGCATGCTTCCATTGCAATGGGAAAAGCAATAAAAGCGACAAAAATTCATCAAGAACAGATTACTATTGGCCAGATATTGACAATACAATTAATGCGTTTCAATACCATCCAACACCAGACATCATTGGGCCTAAATCCTCACTGTCTTACAAGCAAAAAATTAAGGCCCAAAATACTATAGACTTACTAGGACTTGATAAATTTCCAGGGAAACCCAACAAAGAACCCACCCCTGGTGATAAGCGTTGGATTGCTATCCAGTCAGCCTGGTTAAAAGCAAATAAATCAATGGATAACTGGAAGAAACAACAATCAGATGAAATGTTGGAAATGATCATAGAGTGTGCTCATTCAGATGGACACTTTTCAATTTGGTATGAACTTTTTAAAAGTTATGATCGGGTAAGAAAAGCACTGATTGCAAAATTTGAAGGCACTTATCAACCAAGTACTTTTGATAATCGTGGAAAACCATCGCCAAGACCACATAGTGACTTATAA
- the tilS gene encoding tRNA lysidine(34) synthetase TilS: MQKKEPLSRTFFRELTDSCLVAQGSRIISAVSGGPDSMALLHLLAAVQQSVGLALTAVWVDHGLRPEETPLEERTVMLAAENLQVACVRHRVDAASYAREQRISLEHAARDLRYAALRTTAREVGAEYIAVAHTADDQAEEVLLRLLRGSGREGLAGMRMRSRGLIRPLLNIEKKDLLAWLTEQEIPFCFDSSNDDMRFLRNRVRHQLLPFLEEHFEEGVKKSLRKTADSLAEDEALLAALTAEAEEKTISALPSSEQSGESLRMQLDRAAFRALHPALQRRVVERLLWKIGGRAGYDHILLVIKAAESGRTNSELHLGKGLRVGVFRDRLEFSYPMGQRAWRGRLFGDA, encoded by the coding sequence ATGCAAAAAAAAGAGCCTCTTTCCCGCACTTTTTTTCGGGAATTAACCGACTCCTGCCTGGTTGCCCAAGGAAGCAGGATTATTAGTGCCGTTTCCGGTGGGCCGGATTCTATGGCCCTGTTACACCTTTTGGCTGCGGTGCAACAGTCTGTAGGTCTTGCACTGACAGCAGTCTGGGTGGACCACGGTCTGCGTCCGGAAGAAACGCCCCTGGAAGAACGAACCGTGATGCTTGCAGCGGAAAATTTACAGGTTGCCTGTGTCAGGCACCGGGTTGACGCAGCATCCTATGCCCGCGAGCAGAGGATATCTCTGGAGCATGCTGCCCGTGACCTGCGCTATGCTGCCCTGCGCACCACGGCCCGTGAGGTCGGGGCAGAGTACATTGCTGTGGCCCATACCGCAGATGACCAGGCAGAAGAGGTCCTGTTGCGGCTCCTGCGGGGCAGCGGCAGAGAAGGGCTTGCTGGTATGCGGATGCGGAGCAGGGGTCTGATACGTCCTTTGCTGAATATCGAGAAAAAGGACCTTCTGGCTTGGTTGACGGAGCAGGAAATTCCCTTTTGTTTTGACTCTTCCAACGACGATATGCGCTTTTTGCGAAACCGGGTACGTCACCAACTTTTGCCTTTTCTTGAGGAGCATTTTGAGGAAGGAGTGAAGAAGTCCCTGCGCAAAACTGCGGATAGTCTGGCTGAGGACGAGGCGCTTCTGGCCGCATTGACCGCAGAGGCGGAAGAGAAAACTATCAGTGCCTTGCCCTCCTCGGAACAGTCTGGTGAATCTTTGCGGATGCAGCTTGATCGAGCCGCATTTCGCGCCCTGCATCCGGCTTTGCAGCGCCGGGTGGTGGAGCGCCTGCTCTGGAAAATAGGAGGCAGGGCAGGCTATGATCATATCTTGTTGGTGATTAAGGCGGCTGAAAGCGGTCGCACCAACAGCGAGCTTCATCTCGGGAAAGGCCTGCGAGTTGGCGTGTTTCGGGACCGGCTGGAGTTTTCTTATCCAATGGGACAGAGAGCCTGGAGGGGGAGATTGTTTGGGGATGCCTGA
- a CDS encoding AAA family ATPase: MIIKELALKNFRGYQEIVISLHSRFNLIIGDNGSGKTAILEALTVAMGSLFLGIKNTDSRHILPKDVHIKTFEHSEEFLWPVCVSASGVVNGKEIAWKRELTSFKSKTLTRGAMSIKKIGSEYDYHIRNGEQINLPILAYYATGRLFDEARNTRKKENKNPKIASRLRAYNQCLKAKMTFKQFIKWFKGKELAKIQKGTTDINYALVKEAIVNNIPDCENIYFEFDPDKPEGLKITLKDGRTLPFAHLSDGTRNFFALIADIAFKCVTLNPHLKGDALQETTGIVLIDELDLHLHPEWQRKIIAGFKKTFPKIQFITTTHSPFLIQETEFDQLIKLKDNARATKGQGNNLSIEDIAEEIQDVKNPQWSKSRQHMFNIATKYYKAVKEGTDTPELKSELDKAMLPFAKDTAFMAIIEQEKLLKNTDNSI; this comes from the coding sequence ATGATAATAAAAGAATTAGCTCTAAAAAACTTCAGAGGATATCAAGAGATTGTAATTTCTCTACACAGTAGATTCAATCTCATAATCGGAGACAATGGAAGTGGTAAAACTGCGATACTAGAAGCTCTTACTGTTGCTATGGGATCTCTCTTCTTAGGTATAAAAAATACAGATTCAAGACATATTTTACCTAAGGATGTACATATTAAAACCTTTGAACATTCAGAGGAATTTCTATGGCCTGTTTGCGTCTCTGCATCTGGAGTTGTTAATGGGAAAGAAATAGCATGGAAAAGAGAATTAACAAGTTTTAAGAGTAAAACCTTAACAAGAGGAGCCATGTCTATAAAAAAAATTGGCTCCGAGTATGACTATCATATCCGTAATGGTGAGCAAATAAATCTTCCTATTTTAGCCTATTATGCTACAGGAAGATTATTTGATGAAGCCAGAAATACAAGAAAAAAAGAAAATAAGAATCCTAAAATTGCTTCTCGTCTTCGAGCCTACAACCAATGCTTAAAAGCAAAAATGACCTTTAAGCAGTTTATTAAATGGTTCAAAGGAAAAGAGTTAGCAAAAATCCAAAAAGGCACTACAGATATCAATTACGCCTTAGTAAAAGAAGCTATTGTCAACAACATTCCTGACTGCGAGAATATTTATTTTGAATTTGATCCTGACAAGCCCGAAGGATTAAAAATTACTTTAAAAGATGGTAGAACCCTCCCCTTTGCACATTTAAGTGATGGCACTAGAAATTTCTTTGCTTTGATTGCTGATATCGCCTTTAAGTGCGTTACATTGAATCCTCACCTAAAGGGAGATGCCTTACAAGAAACGACTGGAATTGTTTTGATTGATGAACTGGATTTACACTTACACCCGGAGTGGCAAAGAAAAATAATCGCAGGTTTTAAAAAAACATTCCCAAAAATTCAATTTATAACCACGACTCATTCGCCGTTTTTAATTCAGGAAACGGAATTTGATCAACTTATCAAATTGAAAGATAATGCGAGAGCCACTAAAGGCCAAGGAAACAATCTGAGCATTGAGGATATTGCTGAGGAGATCCAAGATGTTAAAAATCCACAGTGGAGCAAAAGTCGTCAGCACATGTTTAACATTGCAACAAAATATTACAAAGCTGTAAAAGAAGGAACTGATACACCTGAGCTAAAATCGGAACTGGATAAAGCGATGCTTCCTTTTGCAAAGGATACCGCATTTATGGCTATTATTGAACAAGAAAAATTATTGAAAAATACTGACAATTCGATATGA